A genome region from Dendrosporobacter quercicolus includes the following:
- a CDS encoding ABC1 kinase family protein: protein MFGKRMRHINRYREVATALISQGFGYIVEEMGLIEKVPYYQRIRSRDANKNTGGIGERIRLVLQQLGPTYIKLGQIASTRPDLLPPAIIEQLEKLQDEVPGFSFDQVQALIQQELGADLEDIFQQFDQQPLAAASIGQVHLAVLQTGEKVAVKIQRPGIATDIATDLEILYELASLAQRRFQWAERYQIVDMVDEFAKSLSKELDYTVEARNAEKIAKQFENHPEIYIPRIYWDYSTKKILASEFIEGMKISEVEKLTCQGYNLSLIAERFANGIFHQIFIEGFFHGDPHPGNVVVLPGEVIAFLDFGMVGRLSQEMKYNLSSLVIGLMRHNSDDLIKTVLRMGIIGDQVNMLKLRDDVELLKEQYYGVPLSKISLGDAVNNFFAVAQEHKIRIPADMVLIGKSLLTVEGIVEKLDPGLSILDVAEPFGKKLLMERLNPIGIAESLWRNAADFAELFGGIPGSFKELGTVVNKGRLRLDVSIPEMEFFLRNQDRMSNRLSFSIILLAFSIIMGSVIVSLSLVGQAWLIGKIPIVEIAFGIAVMMFAWLLFAIVRSGKL, encoded by the coding sequence ATGTTCGGCAAACGAATGCGTCATATCAACCGATACCGGGAAGTGGCGACAGCTTTAATTAGTCAGGGGTTTGGGTATATTGTCGAAGAGATGGGGCTCATTGAAAAGGTGCCCTATTATCAGCGGATACGTTCAAGGGACGCAAATAAAAACACAGGAGGAATCGGAGAACGTATTAGGCTGGTGCTGCAGCAATTAGGGCCGACCTATATAAAACTGGGTCAGATTGCAAGTACCAGACCAGATCTCCTGCCTCCGGCAATTATTGAGCAATTGGAAAAGCTGCAGGATGAGGTTCCGGGGTTTTCTTTCGATCAAGTTCAGGCCTTGATTCAGCAGGAACTGGGAGCTGACCTGGAAGATATATTCCAGCAATTTGATCAGCAGCCGCTAGCCGCCGCTTCAATTGGACAAGTTCACCTGGCTGTTTTGCAAACCGGTGAAAAAGTAGCGGTGAAAATCCAACGACCAGGTATTGCAACTGATATTGCAACGGATTTGGAAATTCTTTATGAGCTGGCCAGCCTGGCCCAGCGGCGTTTTCAGTGGGCGGAACGATATCAAATCGTGGACATGGTTGATGAATTTGCCAAATCGCTTAGTAAAGAGCTTGATTATACTGTTGAAGCCCGCAATGCCGAGAAGATTGCCAAGCAATTTGAGAATCATCCGGAAATTTATATCCCCCGTATTTATTGGGATTATTCAACCAAAAAAATCTTAGCTTCAGAATTTATTGAAGGTATGAAGATTAGTGAAGTGGAAAAGCTGACATGTCAGGGTTACAATCTTTCGCTGATTGCCGAACGCTTTGCGAATGGGATTTTCCACCAGATTTTTATTGAAGGTTTCTTTCATGGTGATCCCCACCCAGGCAATGTAGTGGTACTGCCGGGAGAGGTTATTGCTTTCCTGGATTTCGGGATGGTGGGCCGGCTTAGTCAGGAAATGAAATATAATTTATCTTCGTTGGTGATTGGCTTAATGCGCCACAACTCGGATGATTTAATTAAAACAGTACTGCGCATGGGCATTATTGGCGATCAGGTGAATATGTTGAAGCTGAGAGATGATGTTGAGCTTTTAAAGGAACAATATTATGGAGTTCCGTTAAGCAAAATCAGCCTGGGAGACGCCGTCAACAATTTTTTTGCCGTTGCCCAGGAGCATAAAATAAGAATTCCAGCAGATATGGTTTTAATTGGCAAGTCGCTGCTTACAGTGGAAGGCATTGTCGAAAAACTCGATCCAGGATTGAGCATTCTTGATGTTGCTGAGCCTTTCGGAAAAAAATTACTGATGGAGCGGCTAAACCCAATAGGAATTGCAGAATCATTATGGCGAAACGCCGCCGATTTTGCTGAGCTTTTCGGTGGTATTCCCGGGAGCTTTAAAGAGTTGGGTACTGTGGTAAACAAGGGCCGTCTACGGTTGGATGTTTCTATCCCGGAAATGGAGTTTTTTTTGCGAAACCAGGACCGGATGAGCAACCGATTGTCCTTTAGTATTATTCTCCTGGCGTTTAGTATTATTATGGGAAGTGTTATTGTCAGTCTGTCCCTGGTTGGTCAAGCCTGGTTAATAGGAAAAATTCCTATTGTTGAAATCGCGTTTGGCATTGCCGTGATGATGTTTGCCTGGCTGTTGTTTGCAATTGTACGCTCGGGAAAACTCTAG
- a CDS encoding helical backbone metal receptor, protein MKKLWQEQRCSFCNRLLFKGRYELLEIKCPKCGAVQIFSSEGLPQRPKRVIALNASNVDLYYAAGGRLVGRPNTNALAPEILQKIKDVPAVGNTANPDIKQILALRPDLVLAPSLPFHQRIIPALEQAGIPVYVQSLNSYPQIIDVLHFYGYLTGQEQQAHTVVKNLERRVRLLEGKAGGKSKPRVLIIWGSGDHFNMALSGSFTGQLACRLQAVNIADELTESVQPEMPFAHLRLDAVAAANPDIILLITHNIEAEVIDKFNQELVRHPVWKGIKAVKDNRVYKLPYSLFAVNPGTRIVEALEYLSGLLYPEMGRSG, encoded by the coding sequence GTGAAGAAACTGTGGCAGGAACAGCGTTGTTCTTTTTGTAACAGGCTATTGTTTAAAGGCCGTTATGAATTGCTTGAAATAAAATGCCCCAAGTGCGGTGCTGTTCAAATTTTCAGTTCGGAAGGTCTGCCACAGCGACCCAAGCGAGTTATTGCTTTAAATGCTTCGAATGTCGATCTTTATTATGCCGCCGGCGGACGGTTAGTTGGCCGGCCCAATACGAACGCGCTTGCCCCGGAGATACTGCAGAAGATCAAGGATGTTCCCGCGGTAGGCAATACTGCTAACCCTGATATTAAACAAATCTTAGCTTTAAGGCCTGATTTGGTACTGGCGCCAAGCCTGCCTTTTCATCAAAGGATTATTCCGGCACTGGAACAGGCCGGTATTCCAGTATATGTACAGTCGTTAAACTCCTACCCGCAAATTATCGATGTTTTGCATTTTTATGGTTATCTTACCGGTCAGGAACAGCAGGCGCATACTGTGGTGAAAAATCTGGAGCGGCGGGTCAGGCTGCTGGAGGGAAAAGCCGGCGGCAAAAGTAAACCGCGTGTATTGATTATCTGGGGGTCGGGCGATCATTTCAATATGGCGTTGTCCGGCAGTTTCACCGGTCAATTGGCCTGCCGGTTGCAGGCGGTTAATATTGCCGATGAATTAACTGAAAGTGTCCAGCCGGAAATGCCGTTTGCGCATTTGCGACTGGATGCTGTCGCCGCTGCCAACCCGGATATCATTCTATTGATTACTCATAATATTGAAGCTGAAGTGATTGACAAATTTAACCAGGAGCTTGTCCGGCATCCTGTCTGGAAAGGCATAAAAGCCGTAAAGGACAACCGGGTGTATAAATTGCCTTATTCTTTATTTGCTGTTAACCCCGGCACGAGGATAGTGGAGGCTTTGGAATATTTGTCAGGCTTGCTGTATCCTGAGATGGGCCGGAGCGGTTAA
- a CDS encoding methyl-accepting chemotaxis protein encodes MFARKSLKYKLVVLFMIFTLLPAILGTLVNAGLNIIGMRDAAIQANLNVTKQISSEVKRHMDNAQGLIEALAASPPATQFNAESLRELVLAAQQKNPQFELIFVMDNTGMQVARTTGNLANRSDRAYFKEAMTGVTYFTDVYMSSFTNAPCVTVSAPIKNKDGAIIGVMAADVSIKALWDIVEQCTIGKTGYVDVVDQKGTIIAHPDRERIFAKDDFSRFDYVKNVIAGQTGSAETISTRGDTTLTVYAPVEKYGWGVIIHEPILEVFSSLIYSSIIAGAILLLAIVAAVYAAFKVAGGIVNPLKELIAAADKVANGDLTSNIEIKGAAEVTQLADEFNIMTRQLRELIVQTAATAQTVTTASEQLAAAISEVGKASEEVATTVQHVAAGTGEQVELAKKSTQVIGSMVAFGAESTKAADTAANAAESSEYLADQGAGQSQSAVTAMGQIQADVNHTAKMIHLLGDKSRQIGNIVDTITGLAGQTNLLALNAAIEAARAGEQGRGFAVVADEVRQLAEQSETAAKEIAGIVGSIQKETLEAVKAMDRGSKEVADGVAVVAASGTAFRDIHQSVKDINRQIKNIVELAKQQNAGSVQVEQAVRHISDVAQANAASAEQVAAASQQQNAAVQEIAASAASLAQMANELRTAVSKFSV; translated from the coding sequence ATGTTTGCCAGAAAGAGCCTAAAGTACAAACTGGTTGTTTTATTTATGATATTTACATTACTGCCTGCGATTCTCGGTACATTAGTTAATGCCGGCCTTAATATCATTGGAATGCGGGATGCGGCCATACAGGCCAATTTAAATGTGACAAAGCAAATTTCAAGTGAAGTTAAGCGTCATATGGATAATGCGCAGGGGCTGATTGAAGCCTTAGCCGCTTCACCGCCGGCAACTCAGTTCAATGCAGAATCGTTGCGGGAGCTGGTGCTTGCAGCCCAGCAAAAAAATCCTCAATTTGAACTTATTTTTGTAATGGATAACACCGGCATGCAGGTTGCCCGCACTACCGGCAATCTGGCAAATCGTTCCGACCGGGCTTATTTTAAAGAAGCAATGACGGGCGTTACCTATTTTACCGATGTCTATATGTCTTCTTTTACCAATGCACCTTGTGTTACCGTTTCTGCGCCAATTAAAAATAAGGATGGGGCAATCATCGGTGTAATGGCCGCCGATGTCAGCATCAAGGCCTTATGGGATATTGTTGAGCAGTGTACGATTGGCAAAACAGGGTATGTTGATGTTGTGGACCAAAAAGGGACGATCATTGCCCATCCTGACAGGGAGCGTATTTTTGCGAAGGATGATTTTTCGCGGTTTGATTATGTGAAAAATGTAATTGCAGGTCAAACTGGCTCCGCGGAAACAATTTCAACGCGAGGAGATACAACGTTAACCGTCTATGCGCCGGTCGAAAAATATGGCTGGGGCGTTATCATTCATGAACCGATACTGGAGGTTTTTTCTTCCTTAATATATTCAAGCATAATTGCGGGGGCGATTTTACTGCTGGCAATTGTTGCCGCCGTCTACGCGGCCTTTAAGGTTGCCGGCGGTATTGTAAATCCCCTGAAAGAATTAATTGCAGCGGCTGATAAAGTGGCCAATGGCGATCTTACCAGTAATATTGAAATCAAAGGAGCGGCTGAGGTTACTCAGCTTGCTGATGAATTTAACATAATGACCAGGCAATTACGGGAGCTGATTGTCCAAACAGCTGCAACCGCCCAAACAGTAACAACAGCATCAGAGCAATTAGCGGCGGCAATTTCTGAAGTGGGCAAAGCTTCGGAAGAAGTTGCGACAACAGTGCAGCATGTTGCTGCAGGTACGGGCGAACAAGTTGAATTAGCCAAAAAGTCGACGCAGGTAATCGGCAGTATGGTTGCGTTCGGCGCAGAGTCCACTAAGGCCGCCGATACTGCCGCCAATGCGGCTGAAAGCAGTGAATATCTGGCCGATCAGGGAGCCGGCCAGTCCCAAAGCGCTGTGACGGCAATGGGCCAGATTCAGGCCGATGTTAATCATACCGCTAAAATGATTCATCTGTTAGGCGATAAATCACGCCAAATTGGCAATATTGTTGATACAATTACCGGGTTGGCCGGTCAAACCAATCTCCTGGCGCTTAATGCCGCCATTGAGGCCGCCCGGGCGGGTGAGCAAGGACGGGGCTTTGCCGTAGTTGCCGATGAGGTGCGGCAACTGGCGGAGCAATCTGAAACTGCGGCCAAGGAAATCGCCGGCATTGTTGGCTCTATCCAGAAGGAAACTCTTGAAGCCGTTAAGGCCATGGACCGCGGCAGCAAGGAAGTGGCTGACGGAGTGGCGGTGGTAGCGGCTTCAGGAACCGCCTTTCGGGATATACATCAGTCAGTTAAGGATATTAACCGGCAAATCAAAAATATTGTGGAACTTGCCAAGCAGCAAAATGCAGGCAGTGTTCAAGTCGAGCAAGCGGTACGTCATATTTCGGATGTGGCGCAGGCGAATGCAGCCAGTGCCGAGCAGGTTGCAGCCGCCAGCCAGCAGCAAAATGCCGCCGTACAGGAGATTGCCGCATCGGCCGCGAGTTTAGCGCAAATGGCGAATGAACTGCGTACTGCGGTCAGTAAGTTTTCCGTTTAA
- a CDS encoding TonB-dependent receptor codes for MQKTTSRTRKSLLYALIGSSLFWHAPVTYAEETPEPVPAAEQTTQGQASSGQTAGQRVFTLEGVEITASRETRPPAYAGGQVARGGNVGVLGNKDFMDTPFSVTSYTAQTMEDQQAATLYDVLINDPTIRFTTPNGHIMENYTIRGFGVSNDHLYFNGLQGLAPDNHAPVEFLERVEVLKGPSSFLYGGVSTSVGGAINLVPKRAGDEDVTAFTADYTSSSQLGGHIDIGRRFGENKEWGIRFNGVYGDGNTETDGQSKERLLGALGLDYRSDKWRLSLDAFGSEEKYDNGSAVSYQLSNGYVKAPDGSTNVHKGTWGVSRNNGILFKSEYDLQDNVTAYAGIGKKAHRAAGFITGNHVRNFQSNGDGMLWLYNQNMWSDIITTDLGVRGKYQTGLVNHELVVGYNSMHQDYGRTNSPSRTGNQAVPTNIYNPTSLTSILEEMGSSSRPNKTSETNLSGLFIADTLSFNEEKVQLTLGVRRQNVKTKNFNLTTGALTSKYDKDATTPAIGLVVKPWDAPVSLYANFIEGLTPGAEVTNTAAVNYGEVFAPYKSKQYEFGAKWDRGTFANTLSFYQIEKPSLLTQTQSDGTIIVSDDAEQRSRGIEWSTFGTINDNTRLLGGIAYTRAEYTREASAKQGHTPYGVPKYQANLGVEWDTPWNPDLTLSVRAIFSSSQYANSQNTVEIPSWIRYDIGARYKTEINKVPVTYRLSVENVFDRNYWSGSFADGYVTLANSRTFKLSATMQL; via the coding sequence ATGCAGAAAACAACATCCCGCACCAGAAAGAGCCTGCTCTACGCCCTGATCGGCAGCAGCCTCTTTTGGCATGCCCCGGTAACTTATGCCGAAGAAACGCCGGAACCCGTCCCAGCGGCTGAACAAACCACGCAAGGGCAGGCCTCCTCCGGCCAAACCGCGGGACAGCGTGTCTTTACCCTGGAAGGTGTTGAAATTACCGCCAGCCGTGAAACGCGCCCGCCCGCCTACGCCGGCGGCCAGGTCGCCCGCGGCGGCAATGTCGGCGTATTGGGCAACAAGGATTTTATGGATACGCCTTTCAGCGTCACCAGTTATACCGCCCAGACCATGGAAGACCAGCAGGCCGCTACCCTATACGACGTGCTCATCAATGATCCGACCATCCGATTCACCACGCCTAACGGACATATCATGGAAAACTATACTATCCGCGGCTTCGGCGTCTCTAACGACCATCTGTATTTTAACGGTCTGCAGGGTTTGGCCCCGGACAATCATGCCCCCGTTGAATTTCTGGAACGGGTGGAAGTGCTCAAAGGACCCAGTTCTTTTCTTTACGGCGGCGTCAGCACCTCAGTGGGGGGCGCCATCAACCTGGTGCCCAAGCGCGCCGGTGATGAGGATGTCACCGCCTTTACCGCCGACTATACCTCCTCGTCCCAATTGGGCGGCCATATTGATATCGGACGACGCTTTGGCGAAAACAAGGAATGGGGCATTCGCTTCAACGGCGTGTATGGCGACGGCAATACTGAGACCGACGGTCAGTCCAAGGAACGGCTGCTAGGTGCGCTGGGCCTGGATTATCGCAGCGACAAATGGCGCCTGTCACTGGATGCCTTCGGCTCGGAGGAAAAATATGATAACGGCTCGGCCGTCAGCTATCAATTATCAAACGGCTACGTCAAAGCGCCGGACGGCTCGACCAATGTGCATAAAGGAACGTGGGGCGTATCCCGGAATAATGGTATTCTGTTTAAAAGCGAATATGATCTGCAGGACAATGTAACTGCCTATGCCGGTATTGGGAAGAAAGCCCACAGGGCAGCCGGCTTTATCACCGGCAATCACGTCCGGAACTTCCAGTCTAACGGAGACGGCATGCTCTGGCTCTATAATCAGAATATGTGGTCTGACATCATTACAACAGACTTGGGCGTGCGCGGAAAATACCAGACGGGCTTGGTCAACCATGAGCTTGTTGTCGGTTACAATTCCATGCACCAGGACTATGGCAGAACCAATAGTCCTTCTAGGACAGGGAATCAAGCTGTTCCGACAAACATCTACAATCCGACATCGCTGACTTCTATTCTGGAAGAAATGGGATCGTCGTCGAGACCAAACAAAACCAGCGAAACAAATCTTTCCGGCTTGTTTATCGCCGATACGCTTTCCTTTAATGAGGAAAAAGTTCAGTTAACGCTGGGCGTACGACGGCAAAATGTGAAAACAAAAAACTTCAACCTGACAACCGGCGCCCTGACCAGCAAGTATGATAAAGACGCTACCACTCCGGCAATCGGGCTGGTCGTCAAACCGTGGGATGCCCCCGTATCACTGTATGCCAATTTTATCGAAGGACTAACTCCAGGTGCGGAAGTAACCAATACAGCTGCAGTAAACTATGGAGAAGTATTTGCGCCGTACAAAAGCAAGCAATATGAATTCGGCGCAAAATGGGATCGTGGTACCTTCGCCAATACGCTGAGCTTTTATCAGATTGAAAAACCAAGTTTACTTACACAGACCCAAAGCGACGGCACCATCATCGTCAGTGATGATGCGGAACAGCGCAGCCGAGGGATCGAATGGAGCACTTTTGGCACAATAAACGACAACACACGGCTGCTGGGCGGCATCGCTTATACCCGCGCCGAATATACCCGCGAAGCAAGCGCGAAACAAGGCCATACGCCGTACGGCGTCCCTAAATATCAGGCCAATCTGGGCGTAGAATGGGATACTCCCTGGAACCCTGATTTAACCTTGAGCGTCCGGGCAATTTTCAGCAGTTCACAATATGCCAATTCCCAAAACACGGTGGAAATCCCAAGCTGGATACGTTATGATATCGGCGCACGCTACAAAACTGAAATTAATAAGGTACCGGTCACCTACCGGCTTAGTGTCGAAAATGTGTTTGACAGGAATTACTGGAGCGGTTCCTTTGCCGACGGATATGTCACGTTAGCCAACTCCCGCACCTTTAAACTATCGGCCACAATGCAGTTATAA
- a CDS encoding winged helix-turn-helix transcriptional regulator, with translation MAKWSKEECNCAIIYTLSVVGGKWKWLIMYKLSENGVLRYGELKRVLPLITHKMLSQQLKELEVEQLVYRKEYQQIPPKVEYSLTDKGRTLLPIMDLMSQWGSENRPPGISPGDN, from the coding sequence ATGGCAAAATGGTCAAAAGAAGAATGCAATTGCGCAATTATCTATACATTATCGGTGGTTGGCGGTAAATGGAAGTGGCTGATTATGTATAAGCTGTCGGAGAACGGTGTGTTGCGATATGGTGAACTGAAGCGGGTGCTGCCGTTAATTACACACAAAATGCTGAGTCAGCAGCTAAAGGAACTTGAAGTGGAACAGCTGGTTTATCGCAAGGAATATCAGCAAATTCCGCCCAAGGTAGAATATTCACTAACAGACAAAGGCAGAACACTGTTGCCTATCATGGATCTCATGTCTCAATGGGGCAGCGAAAACAGGCCGCCGGGGATATCACCCGGGGATAATTGA
- a CDS encoding AraC family transcriptional regulator — protein sequence MNVDINELAHYYAKINISIIDVGRVVVPSGKRCFGGYTPPFSGVVFPLRGRARMFFNGVPYEMEYGKVFHAGPNMSLDKEVLSRSVWDFMVVHYQADNNEKDSFPYALAHFQLEPGYNTRINDLLHRLHSSCTTPGRLPELRAKSLFFSILDELVTSASQRRNQSGRDIVEQAIEYIKSHYMEPLTVPGLAGQYSLNSKQFAYLFQKHTGMGPNEYLIEQRVRRAKELLCTTACSVAEISACVGYSDPYYFSKLFKKRTGFCPSTLQSYLGKNTG from the coding sequence ATGAATGTGGATATCAATGAACTGGCGCATTATTATGCTAAAATAAATATTAGCATTATTGATGTCGGCCGAGTTGTTGTGCCTTCTGGAAAACGATGCTTTGGCGGATATACCCCTCCCTTTTCAGGGGTGGTCTTTCCATTGCGGGGCCGGGCGCGGATGTTTTTTAACGGTGTGCCTTATGAAATGGAATATGGAAAGGTTTTCCATGCCGGCCCGAATATGTCTCTGGATAAAGAAGTGTTGAGCCGGTCAGTATGGGATTTTATGGTTGTCCACTATCAGGCGGATAATAATGAAAAAGATTCCTTTCCTTACGCTTTGGCTCACTTTCAACTGGAGCCTGGCTATAATACCCGCATCAATGACCTGCTGCACCGGCTGCACAGTAGTTGTACAACACCGGGCCGCCTGCCGGAGCTGCGGGCTAAATCGCTGTTTTTCAGTATTCTGGATGAGCTTGTGACCAGTGCCAGCCAGCGGCGCAATCAGAGCGGACGGGATATTGTGGAGCAGGCGATTGAGTACATTAAGAGCCATTATATGGAACCGCTCACTGTACCAGGGCTGGCGGGGCAATATAGCCTGAACAGCAAGCAGTTTGCTTATTTGTTTCAAAAGCATACCGGCATGGGGCCGAACGAATATCTGATCGAGCAACGGGTTCGCCGCGCCAAGGAGCTGCTATGCACCACAGCTTGCTCGGTAGCGGAAATTTCAGCTTGCGTCGGTTATTCCGATCCTTACTATTTCAGTAAGCTATTCAAAAAGCGCACCGGTTTTTGTCCAAGTACACTGCAAAGCTACCTGGGAAAAAATACAGGCTGA
- a CDS encoding sensor domain-containing diguanylate cyclase: protein MRKVRFQLGIQAKVAIIIFFTTVATGVAVFATVYLSAYQDMINNFIVRSNRVYGYASKAVPVESFSLLNNREDQATDIYRKAQAELNVFRFLANLRYLYTAKRDADGQLIYLIDGLNNNAADIRQVGDPVEPQIQEYLARCLAYGEPQYSDDILVTDWGEIFVSIWPVRDADNRVVGAICMEFDAERWYDAFQNIRNRSLLISTLIFLFFALSGCILFRRVSDSYFKKLAYTDALTGVGNRMAFELDIARLQPALPESSVCLVVFDLNCLKQVNDVYGHAVGDQYIKKVAELISMYFDGLGACYRIGGDEFAAVLINQSEQEINAGLAQLEIGLHNASAEGIPLSVAYGQAWFTMGEDDDLHSVFVRADSAMYSNKRQGKIQDKTKSCQ from the coding sequence GTGAGAAAAGTGAGGTTTCAACTCGGCATTCAGGCCAAAGTGGCGATTATTATATTTTTCACCACAGTTGCTACCGGAGTGGCTGTTTTCGCCACCGTTTATTTATCCGCTTATCAGGATATGATTAATAATTTTATTGTTCGCAGCAACAGGGTGTATGGTTACGCCAGTAAGGCTGTTCCTGTTGAAAGCTTTAGCCTGCTGAACAACCGAGAGGACCAGGCTACTGACATTTATCGCAAGGCCCAGGCTGAACTTAATGTTTTTCGGTTTCTCGCCAATCTCCGTTATTTGTATACTGCCAAACGCGATGCTGACGGTCAGTTGATTTATTTGATCGACGGTCTGAACAACAATGCTGCTGACATCCGGCAGGTTGGCGATCCGGTTGAGCCGCAAATTCAGGAATACCTGGCGCGTTGTCTGGCCTATGGAGAGCCGCAGTATTCCGATGATATTCTGGTGACCGATTGGGGAGAGATCTTTGTTTCTATCTGGCCTGTCAGGGACGCTGACAATAGGGTGGTTGGTGCAATCTGCATGGAATTTGACGCCGAACGATGGTATGATGCATTTCAGAATATCCGCAATCGCAGTCTTCTGATTTCCACGCTTATTTTTCTGTTTTTTGCCCTCAGCGGCTGTATTTTGTTTAGACGGGTTTCTGATTCCTATTTTAAAAAACTAGCGTATACCGACGCTCTGACCGGGGTCGGCAACCGGATGGCGTTCGAACTGGATATTGCCCGCCTGCAGCCGGCTCTGCCTGAGTCAAGCGTTTGCCTGGTGGTTTTTGACCTTAATTGTTTAAAGCAGGTGAATGATGTATATGGGCATGCGGTAGGTGACCAGTATATAAAAAAAGTGGCGGAATTAATTTCAATGTATTTTGACGGGCTGGGTGCTTGTTACCGGATCGGCGGGGATGAGTTCGCGGCAGTGTTGATCAATCAAAGCGAGCAAGAGATTAACGCCGGCCTGGCGCAATTAGAAATTGGTCTGCACAATGCCAGCGCTGAAGGGATACCATTGTCTGTCGCTTACGGCCAGGCCTGGTTTACTATGGGGGAGGATGATGATCTGCATTCGGTTTTTGTTCGAGCTGACAGCGCCATGTATAGTAATAAGCGCCAAGGCAAAATTCAGGATAAAACGAAATCCTGCCAATAA
- a CDS encoding PepSY-associated TM helix domain-containing protein produces the protein MNHSKLNRTFTRAMSELHTWGGLVFGWLLFVIFFTGTLSVFEQEITHWMQPAVRPAQTEPVQAVVSADQKLRQIAPNADTWMISMPQERSPGMEIIWKKGKATLERQLDPQTGTIIKSRETEGGHFLAHFHFQLHSGKTGLWLVSLASVVMLAALVSGIAIRTQVFKDFFLLRWRKNWLSAHTLTGVFTLPFVLLITYTGLTVTFFMVLPTIPRVLYGSSWNGPAAVAGQNFERPRANLPGELMPLSQLLPLAEAELGEGKISFIRITHPGDRQAVVTFFRTVDDTIVAISNRAAFDGITGELLGSQTTWNKYVQTVRSLVGLHIARFGGYPVSWLYFTAGLVSCVMIAAGLIFFTVKRRSRYARSSEAAQLMYRAIEALNTTAVAGVIIACAAYLWANRLLPPALKDRADAEITVFFGLWLLMLIHAFLRPPLRAWAEQLGIAAGLCIGLPVLNALTTNVGLLPAIARSDWMTAGVDLTAALLGTLLAIAAWRVALKQKHRQERPAQCGLDSNTANS, from the coding sequence ATGAATCATTCTAAATTAAACAGAACCTTTACCCGGGCAATGAGCGAACTGCATACCTGGGGCGGATTAGTGTTCGGCTGGCTGCTCTTCGTTATTTTTTTTACCGGCACCCTGTCGGTATTCGAACAGGAAATCACCCACTGGATGCAGCCCGCGGTCAGGCCTGCGCAAACCGAACCGGTACAGGCGGTGGTCTCAGCCGATCAAAAACTTCGTCAGATTGCCCCCAATGCCGATACCTGGATGATTTCCATGCCTCAGGAACGCTCGCCAGGCATGGAGATTATCTGGAAAAAAGGCAAAGCGACATTAGAAAGACAGCTTGACCCGCAAACAGGAACCATCATTAAGTCTCGCGAGACCGAAGGCGGTCACTTTCTGGCCCATTTTCATTTTCAGCTGCACAGCGGCAAAACCGGTTTATGGCTGGTCAGCTTAGCTTCGGTCGTCATGCTGGCCGCACTGGTATCCGGTATTGCCATCCGTACGCAGGTCTTTAAGGATTTTTTCCTGCTGCGCTGGCGAAAAAACTGGCTGAGCGCCCATACACTGACCGGTGTGTTCACCCTGCCTTTTGTCCTTTTGATTACCTACACCGGCCTGACCGTTACTTTTTTCATGGTGCTGCCGACCATTCCCCGGGTGCTGTACGGCAGTTCCTGGAACGGCCCGGCAGCAGTGGCGGGCCAAAACTTTGAACGCCCCCGCGCCAATCTACCGGGAGAATTAATGCCGCTTTCCCAGCTCCTGCCACTGGCTGAGGCCGAACTGGGGGAAGGTAAAATTTCCTTCATCCGGATCACTCATCCCGGTGACCGTCAAGCGGTTGTTACCTTTTTCCGCACGGTTGACGACACCATTGTCGCCATTAGCAACCGGGCTGCTTTTGATGGAATTACCGGCGAATTGCTTGGCAGTCAGACCACCTGGAATAAATATGTGCAGACCGTCCGTTCACTGGTCGGCCTGCACATCGCCAGGTTTGGCGGGTATCCCGTATCCTGGCTTTATTTTACCGCCGGCCTGGTCAGTTGCGTGATGATTGCCGCCGGACTGATATTTTTCACTGTCAAGCGCCGCAGCCGCTATGCCCGGAGCAGCGAGGCGGCGCAATTGATGTATCGCGCCATTGAAGCGCTGAACACTACGGCTGTGGCCGGCGTCATCATTGCCTGCGCCGCTTATCTCTGGGCCAACCGCCTGCTGCCGCCGGCGCTTAAAGACCGGGCTGACGCCGAAATCACGGTATTTTTCGGCCTATGGCTGCTTATGCTGATCCATGCCTTTCTGCGCCCGCCGCTGCGGGCCTGGGCCGAGCAATTGGGCATTGCCGCCGGGCTTTGCATTGGCTTGCCGGTCCTTAACGCCCTTACCACCAATGTCGGATTATTGCCGGCCATTGCCCGCAGCGACTGGATGACCGCCGGCGTTGATTTGACAGCCGCCCTGCTGGGCACATTACTGGCAATTGCCGCCTGGCGCGTTGCCTTAAAACAAAAACACCGTCAGGAACGGCCAGCCCAATGCGGGCTTGATTCCAACACCGCCAACAGCTGA